A DNA window from Ahaetulla prasina isolate Xishuangbanna chromosome 7, ASM2864084v1, whole genome shotgun sequence contains the following coding sequences:
- the SLC25A18 gene encoding mitochondrial glutamate carrier 2 isoform X1: MTSKKISLPAKLINGGIAGLVGVTCVFPIDLAKTRLQNQQGRAVYTGMQDCLVKTIRSEGLFGIYRGAAVNLTLVTPEKAIKLAANDFFRQLLSVDGKELSLAREMLAGCGAGTCQVVVTSPMEMLKIQLQDAGRLAVHQQKALGLEETTAASSHPPQGQPYTTGNMAASKRPSATRIASELLRTQGIAGLYKGLGATLLRDVPFSIIYFPLFANLNKLGQRTSEEKASFFHSFLSGCAAGSLAAVAVTPLDVLKTRIQTLQKGLGEDTYNGIIDCARKIWIHEGPLAFMKGAGCRALVIAPLFGIAQGVYFVGIGEWIMSFFQ, translated from the exons ATGACAAGCAAGAAGATCAG CCTTCCAGCAAAATTAATCAATGGAGGTATAGCTGGCCTTGTGGGGGTGACTTGTgtattccccattgatttggccaAAACCCGTCTCCAGAATCAGCAAGGACGAGCAGTCTACACAGGCAT GCAAGATTGTTTGGTGAAGACAATACGTTCAGAAGGGTTGTTTGGCATTTATAGAG GAGCTGCTGTAAACCTCACTCTTGTCACTCCTGAAAAAGCGATCAAGTTGGCAGCCAATGATTTCTTCCGACAGTTGCTCTCCGTGGATGG AAAAGAATTGTCATTGGCCAGGGAAATGCTGGCTGGCTGCGGAGCTGGGACATGCCAGGTGGTGGTCACATCCCCAATGGAAATGTTGAAAATTCAGCTTCAGGATGCTGGACGGCTAG CTGTTCATCAGCAGAAAGCCCTGGGGCTGGAGGAAACAACCGCTGCCTCTTCTCATCCGCCACAAGGACAGCCTTACACCACTGGAAATATGGCGGCCTCCAAACGCCCTTCTGCCACTAGGATTGCAAGTGAACTGCTGCGCACCCAGGGGATAGCAGGCCTGTATAAAGGGCTTGGGGCCACCCTACTCAG GGATGTCCCTTTTTCCATCATTTATTTTCCACTCTTTGCCAACCTTAACAAGTTGGGACAAAGGACCTCTGAagaaaaagcatctttttttcatTCGTTTCTGTCTGGCTGTGCAGCGGGATCTCTGGCTGCAGTTGCAGTAACACCATTGGATG TTCTAAAAACTCGCATCCAAACTCTGCAGAAGGGACTGGGAGAAGATACCTACAATGGAATCATTGACTGTGCCAG GAAGATCTGGATTCATGAGGGTCCTTTGGCTTTTATGAAAGGAGCAGGATGTCGTGCCCTGGTGATAGCTCCCCTCTTTGGCATAGCCCAAGGAGTCTATTTCGTTGGCATTGGAGAATGGATCATGAGTTTTTTCCAATAA
- the SLC25A18 gene encoding mitochondrial glutamate carrier 2 isoform X2, with the protein MLGFQSLPAKLINGGIAGLVGVTCVFPIDLAKTRLQNQQGRAVYTGMQDCLVKTIRSEGLFGIYRGAAVNLTLVTPEKAIKLAANDFFRQLLSVDGKELSLAREMLAGCGAGTCQVVVTSPMEMLKIQLQDAGRLAVHQQKALGLEETTAASSHPPQGQPYTTGNMAASKRPSATRIASELLRTQGIAGLYKGLGATLLRDVPFSIIYFPLFANLNKLGQRTSEEKASFFHSFLSGCAAGSLAAVAVTPLDVLKTRIQTLQKGLGEDTYNGIIDCARKIWIHEGPLAFMKGAGCRALVIAPLFGIAQGVYFVGIGEWIMSFFQ; encoded by the exons ATGCTTGGTTTTCAAAG CCTTCCAGCAAAATTAATCAATGGAGGTATAGCTGGCCTTGTGGGGGTGACTTGTgtattccccattgatttggccaAAACCCGTCTCCAGAATCAGCAAGGACGAGCAGTCTACACAGGCAT GCAAGATTGTTTGGTGAAGACAATACGTTCAGAAGGGTTGTTTGGCATTTATAGAG GAGCTGCTGTAAACCTCACTCTTGTCACTCCTGAAAAAGCGATCAAGTTGGCAGCCAATGATTTCTTCCGACAGTTGCTCTCCGTGGATGG AAAAGAATTGTCATTGGCCAGGGAAATGCTGGCTGGCTGCGGAGCTGGGACATGCCAGGTGGTGGTCACATCCCCAATGGAAATGTTGAAAATTCAGCTTCAGGATGCTGGACGGCTAG CTGTTCATCAGCAGAAAGCCCTGGGGCTGGAGGAAACAACCGCTGCCTCTTCTCATCCGCCACAAGGACAGCCTTACACCACTGGAAATATGGCGGCCTCCAAACGCCCTTCTGCCACTAGGATTGCAAGTGAACTGCTGCGCACCCAGGGGATAGCAGGCCTGTATAAAGGGCTTGGGGCCACCCTACTCAG GGATGTCCCTTTTTCCATCATTTATTTTCCACTCTTTGCCAACCTTAACAAGTTGGGACAAAGGACCTCTGAagaaaaagcatctttttttcatTCGTTTCTGTCTGGCTGTGCAGCGGGATCTCTGGCTGCAGTTGCAGTAACACCATTGGATG TTCTAAAAACTCGCATCCAAACTCTGCAGAAGGGACTGGGAGAAGATACCTACAATGGAATCATTGACTGTGCCAG GAAGATCTGGATTCATGAGGGTCCTTTGGCTTTTATGAAAGGAGCAGGATGTCGTGCCCTGGTGATAGCTCCCCTCTTTGGCATAGCCCAAGGAGTCTATTTCGTTGGCATTGGAGAATGGATCATGAGTTTTTTCCAATAA
- the ATP6V1E1 gene encoding V-type proton ATPase subunit E 1 produces MALSDADVQKQIKHMMAFIEQEANEKAEEIDAKAEEEFNIEKGRLVQTQRLKIMEYYEKKEKQIEQQKKIQMSNLMNQARLKVLKARDDLIADLLSEAKQRLAKVVKDTGRYQTLLDGLVLQGLYQLLEPRMTIRCKKQDLPLVKNAVQKSIPMYKTATKKDVDVQVDQDNFLPEDIAGGVEIYNSDNKIKVSNTLESRLDLIAQQMMPEIRTALFGANSNRKFMD; encoded by the exons ATGGCGCTGAGCGATGCCGATGTTCAGAAGCAG ATTAAACACATGATGGCTTTCATTGAGCAGGAAGCCAATGAAAAGGCAGAAGAAATAGATGCTAAG GCTGAAGAAGAATTCAACATTGAGAAAGGTCGACTTGTTCAGACACAAAGGTTGAAGATCATGGAGTactatgaaaagaaagaaaaacaaatagaacAGCAAAAGAAAAT TCAGATGTCCAACCTGATGAATCAGGCAAGACTGAAGGTTCTCAAAGCAAGAGACGATCTTATTGCA GACTTGCTGAGCGAAGCCAAGCAGAGACTGGCTAAAGTAGTGAAGGATACAGGCAGGTACCAAACCCTGCTGGATGGCTTAGTACTACAG GGATTATATCAATTACTTGAGCCTAGAATGACTATCCGTTGCAAGAAACAGGATCTTCCCTTAGTAAAG AATGCAGTCCAGAAGAGTATCCCAATGTACAAAACTGCcaccaaaaaagatgttgatgttCAAGTTGATCAGGACAATTTTCTTCCAGAAGACAT AGCTGGAGGTGTTGAAATTTATAACAGTGACAATAAAATTAAGGTATCCAATACACTGGAAAGTCGCCTGGATCTCATTGCTCAGCAG ATGATGCCAGAGATCCGGACAGCACTTTTTGGTGCCAACAGTAACAGGAAGTTCATGGACTAA